A single window of Littorina saxatilis isolate snail1 unplaced genomic scaffold, US_GU_Lsax_2.0 scaffold_360, whole genome shotgun sequence DNA harbors:
- the LOC138955943 gene encoding ADP-ribosylation factor-like protein 4C has protein sequence MGSGYSVQLVLVGLENTGKTTLLYRLKLGHYMHTQSTVGFNCEKVEGRWGKAKGVTFSIWDVEGKDNMRPLWKSYLRSSDGVIFVVDSADRENLDEARVELMRLVKGQNNPSCLPTLILANKQDLPDAMTPEEISKELSVQELSVTQQCQLLPVCAVTGEGLPDAMDCMVDMVQKWKKGKGKAKTKHR, from the exons ATGGGCAGCGGGTACTCGGTGCAGCTTGTCCTGGTGGGTCTGGAGAACACGGGCAAGACCACGCTGCTCTACCGCCTCAAGCTGGGCCACTACATGCACACGCAGTCCACTGTGGGCTTCAACTGCGAGAAGGTGGAGGGCCGCTGGGGCAAGGCCAAGGGCGTCACCTTCTCCATCTGGGACGTGGAGGGCAAGGACAATATGCGGCCATTGTGGAAGTCCTATCTCAG GTCGTCGGACGGCGTCATCTTCGTGGTGGACTCGGCAGATCGGGAGAACCTGGACGAGGCGCGCGTGGAGCTGATGCGACTGGTCAAGGGTCAGAACAACCCCTCCTGCCTCCCCACCCTCATCCTGGCCAACAAGCAGGACCTGCCCGACGCCATGACGCCGGAGGAGATCTCCAAGGAGCTTTCGGTGCAGGAGCTCTCAGTGACTCAGCAGTGCCAGCTCCTCCCCGTGTGTGCGGTGACCGGGGAGGGGCTGCCTGACGCCATGGACTGCATGGTAGACATGGTGCAGAAGTGGAAGAAAGGCAAGGGCAAGGCCAAGACCAAGCACAGGTGA